Within Spinacia oleracea cultivar Varoflay chromosome 4, BTI_SOV_V1, whole genome shotgun sequence, the genomic segment CTATTTTCTCAAGATGTCTTTCAGACCAAGAATCTCATATCCATTTATTCAGAGACTGTGCTCAATCAAGTGTTTTATGGTCTTTCATATTTCAGAGGATTTGGAATAATGAAAAATTTGATTTCAGATCTTTTTATAATCTTCAATGGAAACAATGGATCAAGTTTAATCTTTCTTGTTCTATGAGATGGAAAGTTCTTTTTTCTGTGGCCATTTTTCATATCTGGACTTCTAGAAACAATGCTGTTTTCAGTTTTAAAATGAAGCATTGCTTTTCCTTATACAATTCCTTTTTTGTGGATTGGAAAAGTACTAATTTCATTTTGCAGGGTAAGGATGTGAAACAGAATCAGATAGCTGGAAATTTTACTTTCAAATGGCTCCCACCAAaaccagatttcttgaagctAAATGTGGATGGAGCGTGGAAATCCGTGACTGAAGCAGGAGGAGGGGGAGTTTTCAGAAGGCCTAATGGTTCATGGTTTGTAGGCTTCTCATGTAAATTTAATGTTAGCTCTCCTCTAGCTGCGGAGCTGTATGCGCTCAGAGAGGGTTTAATCATTGCAAGGGATCTTAGCATGGACAAATTGGAGGTAGAAACAGATGTTGTCCAGCTTAAGTTAATGTTGGAGAAAATGGATGAGAACAATTTCCATGAGCTCAGTCCCGTGCTGAAGGAAGTGGCTAATCTGTTAAGGCAGAACTGGATCATTACTTTCAATCACATTCCTCGTTTCTGCAACAAAGTAGCTCATGATCTTGCAGCACATTCTCTGGTGATGGCTGTTGGCCACAAACTCCACTACATTATACCAGCCTGTGCAAAGGAGCACTACATTAAAGAATTTGAATTGACTAATCTTGAGTATGCAGAGTTTGTGAGAAGAGAAGCTGCAATGGGAATCATCAGTGCACCCCAAGCTAATCCTGCAGTTCCAGTAACTTCTTCAGCGGCACAAATTGTTTTTGGTTCAATAGTTTCAGATATCAAGCAGGCAGCAGATATTGCAAGTGGAAAACAAAACCTCAAACAAGATAAAGGGAAAGGCAAAATGTTCGAACCTTTTGTTGTTGGTGGATCAACAGTCTCTAATCCCATAGAGATTGTTGAGCTAGAAGATGGTGAGGTGTCCAACAATTAAGAACAAGTGAAGAGCAGTTTTTGGGAAGACGCAGATGTGGTTTTATTGGAAAATGGCGTCAGAATATTTTGGTTGTTTTGTCTATAATTATGAATATAATAGTCTATGGAGGATGGTACAAAGATCAGCTGGAAACAAGTCCCCTTTTGAACAAGTTTTTGCGGGGTAAAGGGAAATTATCAGAACACCATCTTCTCAGTTGTATAAAGTAGTAAGGTTTTGTAAAGGGGTAAGCTTTTGCAGGCGTTTTGGGGTTCTTATCTCCATAATTCGGAGGGTTTGTAGTAATTGGGTAGTTTATTTGGGGGGTTTGTTAGGTTTATTAACGTATGTTTTACCTCTAGAAGAGGTGGCTTTTGTAACAAACCCTTAATTTCGAAGTAATATAATCGTCTTGTTGCGTTAAAAAAAAGTTTGTAAAACACCGCCCTATTTAgcataaaacataattttgaGTTGTCCAAAATtcgctttaattttttttaaaacgagCCAGACCCGTCTGACCTGAAAGTGGGTCTAAACAATCTACCTAAAACCCGTTGTTTTCAAATCGGGTCAGGCTAGCGGGTTGGGCTCAAGATGACCAGGTTATGATAAATCAAACTGGGAAACTCATTGTGTTATGATGTACTCCGtacttataagttataaccGATTGCATAATAGAAATAAATTGACCTTTAAAATACCGCACGTTATAAAAATGAGTCCAGATTAAACGCTTGTTTTTATGGCAAGATGTGGACAATATTGTGAATATAAAGTGCACTTCAGATGTACTATGGCCTATGGAAAAGAAATTAAGTGAAACATGCTTATGTTAAGCATATTGGGCCAACCCATTATTGATAATTTGATAGTATTGGTCTAACCCAATACATTGGCTAATATACTCATCAACACTGTCCATTTTAAGGGATATGTACACGAGTAATGAACTTGTGAGTAATGATAGTTTTGGAAATCTTTAGGGCATAGCATCACTGAATTCATTAAGGGATGTTTTCTCTCTTCAAAGATTCCATCTTCTATTAATAACTCTTACCTTTACTTAATCTCCAAAGTTCTAGTTCCTGATTCTATGAAGGACTTTAGACCAATTGGTTTATGTAATTCGATTTACAAATTAATAACAAAGATCATTTCATCTAGGTTAAAACCATTAATGCCTAATGTTATTAGTCCCCTTCAATCTAGCTTTGTCATGAATAGGACTATAGATGAGAACATTATTATCATTAAAGAGATGGCTCATGTTTTCCATAAAGCCTCAAAAAAGTCAAAGATGATGGCTCTAAAAATTGATCTTTCTAAAGCCTTTGATAGTATTGAGTGGAGCTTTATCAATGAAACTCTCACCATTTACTCTTTTCCACCACCTTTAGTTTCTCTCATTATGAATTGTATAACTACATCCTCTATCTCTGTCCTATGGAATGGACAAACAACTGAACAATTTCTCCCCTCTAGAGGTATTAGACAGGGAGACCCCCTCTCCCCTTTCATTTTTGTGCTATGCCTTGAAAGACTTTCCCAAATGATTGAACATAAAGTTAACATGAAACTTTGGAAACCCCTTAACATCTCTAAGGAAGTTACCATATCTCATCTGTTTTATGCTGATGATGTTTTTCTCTTTGGAAAAGCTACTACTCATAACATTGAGTGCATGAAACATACCCTAGAAGAGTTCAGGAAAACGTCAGGCCTCAAGGTTAATTTCAATAAATCTGCTgttatttttccaaaaaaagttGATTTCAATGTAAGATAGTCTATTAAACAAAACTGTAACCTAACTGATTCAACTAGTTTTGGAAGATATATAGGTAGTACTATATCTGCTTTGAAGATGAAAAAAATGACTTTTATGACCTACTAGACAAAATTACTAATAAGATAAGAGGATGGCAAGCTAAACTCCTGAATATGGATGGGAGGTGTACAATGATCAAATCAGTTCTCAATGCTTATCCACTTTATGCTATACAAACTTGTATTCTCCCAGTCACTGTCACCAATGAGCTTGAGTCTAAGTGTAAAAAAAATCTTTGGAATAAGGTGGACAGATCAAGATATATTCCTCGTACCAATTGGGATAAAATTTGTGATCCCATTAATAAAGGTGGGTTAGAGATTCGAAATTTGAAAAGATGGAATATTGCTTTTATGGCAAAACTAGGTTGGAAAATTCTAACTCAACCTCATAAACTTTGGGTTAGAATCCTAAAATCTAGatatttaaaatattcaaatttcTTAGACAGTAACCAGTCCCTTTCCTCTTCTGCCTTGTGGAAGGATATTCTAAAAGGTAGAGatgtgataaaaaaaaaaggcatgATAATCAACATTGGCAATGGGAAGGACACTTCCTTATGGTATCACCACTGGGTTGGGTTTTCACCCTCTTTACAAATTACCAGACATTAGGATTCCTGATAGTAAGGCTCACTGGAGGGTTTccaatataataaaaaataatctttGGGATCTGTCACAGATCAAACATCAGTTGCCCGATTCCATTTGTGATCTTATTCTGGCCATGCCCCTATCAACTCTCACTTCCAGAAATGATAGTATAAGATGGACCCATGATAAGAGTGGCTCCTTCTCAATTAAAAGTGCTTATAATTCAACATATGTTGATAGGAATATTAATTGCACTATTCAGATTTGCTGGAAAAAACTTTGGAAAATTGGTGTcccatacaagtacaaaatgcTTTTATGGAATCTCTGTCATTCAATTCTCCCAGTAGCTGATATCCTAGCTAAGAAAGTCACAGGTTTAGATCCTATCTGTATTAGATGTTTTGATTCATTAGAACACCATCTTCACCTTTTCAGAGATTGCTATAGTACCTCAACTCTTTGGTCTATGATTTTTCAATTTCAGGTCAGTCTTTTGACTTAGAGCATAACCATTTCTATACTAAAAATTGGGATGATTGGATTAGTTATAATCTATCAGGCTCTGCCCAATGGAAGGTTATTTTCTGCATTGCTATCTGGCATATTTGGTCCTATAGAAACAAAGCTGTTTTTGATTCAAAAATGGGGAATGCTTCCTCCTTTTACAATAAATTTTGGGTGGACCTTAAATGTACTAATCATGTGAGACATATGGATAAGAAGATTGCAGTGTCTGACAAAGGAAAAGAAGTGGCTAGCTCCTCAAACATGATGATTGATCAGCCAAGAGCATGGGCACCTCCACAGAAGGGTTGTTACAAACTGAACACTGATGGGTCCTGGGTCTCCATTAACAAtgcaggtggtggtggtgtcaTCAGGTGTAAAAAGGGAAATGGGAAATTGGCTTCTCTTTGAAATTCAAGACAATAGGACCAGCTTCAGCAGAACTTTTGGCAATCAAAGAAGGCCTCCTTATTGCTTGGGGAAGGAAGATAACAAACctggaacttgaaattgatgCAGAGATTCTAAAGAAGATGCTTGAGAAACCAGAAGACTACCATGACCACCAGCTTGGTGCAATTCTGGTGGATGTGAGTGCCTTGCTCAAAAGAGAGTGGAGTGTAACAATATTACATGTGAAGAGAGACATTAATGGCGTGGCACATGAACTTGCTGATATTGGACGCACAATGGATGGAGAACGCACTTATCACTTCCAGCCACCAAAGAAGGTGCTGCAGACTTATTTCCAGGAAATCCCTTCACCAGGAGAAACCTAATCCTTCCTTTGACCTTTCATCCACGAACTCAGAAGTATTTTGTTGTATGATATCTAATCTAATGCTTACTACAAGTGACATTTCTAATCGGTTAGGGTATGTCAGTGGCATGATGTGTTGTAATATAGGTTGCCATCTAATCTTTTGCGTAGTTAATTCTGTCAGCTATGGTTAGATTTGAAGGTTTTTGGTCTGATCAGGTCCATAGTTGGACGCTGCTTTTGCTAGTGTTATTCAAAAACTATATATATTCCGTTGGAACTATTTCTAATGTAATATAAGCTATCTCCATTTCTGCGTTAAAAAAAatgatagtttttttttttgacaacttAAATGATATATCCGATTAAATGATGTATACATTATGTATACATTTTCAAGTTTTAACAAGAAAGTCAAACTGTTTTCTGtataaattatcaaaatcaTAGAGTGTTTGGTAATAAAAAAAGATACAGAAATAGGTGGTTAAAATGATGACGTTTTACGGTGTGTTAACTTAAACCACGAAGGAGACTAGCAATTACTCCACCCGCCCCAAATTATTCGTTGTAGAATTGTTACGGTTTTATGAGATAAATTATTGTAACCTTATCTATTATAGTTTAATAAGAAAGTAGGTAAGATGAAAGATAgtggaagaaaaaaaattattgaatGTGAGAGCATGTGAAGCTATAACTTTTGATAGTGGAAAAAgagaaataataaattataaatggtGTCATGTCATAAAAGTAGTATGAAAAGAAAATTAGGACAGACGAAAAAGAAAAATGCGACTTTTAATTTTGGAAGTAGAGAGTATAGAGGAATGAGCAAAGGATGATGGATTCTCATTGAGTATTGAAAGTATTTATACAAAGTACGAGCTACATATTGTTAGGCATCTAGGTTACACAAGTAGTTGTAACGGAAGATAAGCATAGCTATAATCTAGGAGTTTAGTATATCTACAGCTAGGATATTGTTGGAGTATATTGAGATTGACATGGAATCAGTCAATCCTTATCACGCCCCCTCAAAACGGTCGGCCAGGACGAGAGACCGATTTTGCGAACCAAGGAGGAGAATGTAGCTCGTGATAGTGGTTTTGTGAGTGCATCCGCCAACTGATCATGTGTTGAAATGTAGGTGACTCGGAGCTTTCCAGATTGGATATTCTCCCGAACAAAGTGGTAATCTAGACCAAGGTGTTTCATCTTCGAGTGAAAAACCGGATTAGCACTTACATATGTAGCACCAACATTGTCACAGTATATGACTGGTGCAGCAGTAGAAGTAATGCCAAGTTCTTGAAACAGATTCTTAAGCCATAGAACCTCAGTTGTGGCATTAGCTACCGCTCTATATTCTGCTTCAGTTGAAGAGCAGGCTCGTGTGCGCTGCTTTTTGGAGGTCAAAGATATTGGGTTTTTGCCAAGGTAGACAATATAAGATGTGGTCGAGATATAGTCATCTTTATCACGAGCTCAATCCGAGTCAGAGTAGGCGTGAAGACTAAGAGGAGAGTCTTTGTGCAAGGTGAGACCCATATGAGAAGTACCATTAAGATAGCGTAGTAGACGGCGAACCGATTGCATATGGTCGTTGGTAGGACGTTGCATATATTGAGCTAGCTTGTTTACAGTAAAAGCAACATCGGGTCTTGTAAGGCTTAAGTATTGTAGACTTCCAATTAAGGCCCGATATTCTGTAGGATCAGATAAAGGCTCACCTTGTATTGATAAAGGAGGATGTGTGGCGAGAGGAGTTGCAACAGGTTTTGCATCTTCCATGTTAGCCTTACAAAGGAGCTCAGCAATATACTTTTCCTGACTTAGGAAGAGGCCATTAGGATGTTGCATCACCTCAACACCTAGAAAGTAGGATAATTCACCTAAGTCTTTGAGAGAAAACCGAGAGGAGAGCATGGCAACAAAGCTTTCAAGTACTTGTGGGGTATTACTTGTAACAATTATGTCATCAACGTAGACTAGGAGATAGATAGTGGAACCTTGTGCATGAAGAGTAAATTCTTGTTGGAGTAATTTTGGAAGTAGAGAGTATTTTCTTCAATCATGACACATTGGGTTAGCCCAACACATGATACAAAGAGTATTGAGCCAACACATAGTACATCACGACACATTTGGTTGGCTCGATATACACAACATAAGTATCTATCTATTGGGCGCAGTGGGTAGAATATAGCAATACTCCATATCATAACTTGAGCCGGTATTAATGTTAAACCATTTAAACTAGTGTTCAAAAGTTAGTTCCCACTTTCTTTTGTGGATTTATTTAATGGCCGTAGTGGAAAAGTTTGAAAGTATGGCTAAGGAGCCTAACTAGGTGTTTCTTGACCTTTCCCGTAATTGGGAAGTCAAATAAGTTAATAAGTTAAAGAAAAAACGGGGCACAATTATAATGTCTTAaatacaaaataataaataaaatgtactTATTTATACATATATGAAAATAGAATTTGAAATACATTAGACTTTAtgctaaaaataattttgatttttctattTTGATGATGAAACATATGACATTAACaagtattttgttattttttttatttttgttatttttgtttCAAGTACCATTAACTATTAAGTTGGtcagaagaagaaaaaattttgtgaaaactactattttttttttttgtgaacaTGTGTTTATATAATTGACACTTATAAATACTACATTTTCATGGTGAAACGTGCAAGCCATAAGTAAAAGAcaatttaagggataaatatttatcttttatttttaaaagtatttaaccaataaaaaaattccccataaaaacttattaatatatttttagataatttttataaagagtaattaaattaattatttaaaactggatcacattttcaaaactcttaattaacatttatttaaaatatttttttgacttACTAAGGTTACTTTAAATCATTTacggatttaaaaaaaaatcatttacgagtaattattatttataaaaacaaATTATATAAAACTATTTAATAGGAACGAAACCAAAATAATcaactactacctccgttccttaatgttctttacgctttggaatatgtgtctaaagtgtgaaaactttgaccgtgaattctcactgttatatacatcaaaatgttatcatgtaagatcttgttagattgatctcattatgtattttcaaaatatcaagtttttataattttttcacatacggaaatggatatataagtcgttaaatattgcattggagtccgtgcaaatagtaagcgtaaagaacattaaggaacggaggtagtatgtggTAAATAAAATCACTTTTTAGGTAAAACATTTACATTAAAACTATTCAACTTGTTTTTTTTAGTGGAATTCAACTTTACTCCTCAAATGTTGTCATACgaatatttatattttactaaaattgtGAATGACCAAGGAAAACTTATACCTAAAAATGGTACTACTTTTTTTATTATGAATGTTGCATAACTTATAATACCTTTTAAAATTTTCTACAGAAGATTGTAGGAGACGTCTTCTTGCTTTTGGTGTTCTTTTCGTTGTCACTCCTATATTTCTTTGGGTTTCTTTTTCCATTGTGGATCCGGATGTCCCGCTTTGTACGGTCGACACGTGTGTTATTCCACGTGGTCGTGGGTTGCACTGCTATGTCGTTTTGTGCCGCTTGCGTGCATCATTGACGACAGCATAACTGACGACTCTCTAGGTTTTGCTTCACTCTGGGCTATTGTGTTTTTCACCGTCGACTTCTTTTTGTGTTTTCCGTCACTCGGCTAGACAAGTTGCGATATTTTTTGATATCGGTCTCCACGTTTGACAACTTAGTGTTCCTGACGGTGTATTACTGGTTGACCGTGTCTGCTCCTGTTCGAGATATGGAACCGAGTCTAtttgatttttaaaattcttaattaacatttattaaaaatattttttctagaCTTGCTAAGATTACATAAAATCATTTACGGagcaattatttttaaaaacaaattataaaaaaatatttaacggGTATATAACCAAAATAATCGATTATGTGGTACATGAAATCATTCAATTACGTGGTACATTGAATCATTTGTTAggtaaaaaatttacattaaaacTATTTAaattaacttgttttttttaatttaactatTTATGGTTAATGAAAATTGTGAAGGACCAAGATAGGTTTGTGTAAAAAAAAAGGTACTCGTACTACTACTGTTCGTAATTATAATGAAAATGAGAACTAATTTTACACCTTAAAAGTAAAGCAAAAACTCATTAAAGTAAATCGTattaactcaaaagtaaataactAAAATGTAAAACTTCTTAAACTTAAAATTAGTTTCGTGCCCCGTGCAAGGCACGGACTGTGCATAAATTTAAGCaattttaaacaataaagtgctaaattgtggatcaatttattATAACAATTTTTTACATCAAAATTGTGCCACGTGGGA encodes:
- the LOC130471286 gene encoding uncharacterized protein; amino-acid sequence: MDSIPNSNQSPLWREILKGRAILKKGLIVNIGNGKSTSLWFHHWIGDGPLYTLKDVKIPDSKAHWYVNRIIRGGKWHLDDIIHLIPNHIKNLILAYPLCTNDKEEDFIRWQYSKTGAFTIKSAYYIQLHDSLNSVDNRQSFWKSIWKIKVPYKYRMLIWNCAHEILPVAQGLNRVIHQISPIFSRCLSDQESHIHLFRDCAQSSVLWSFIFQRIWNNEKFDFRSFYNLQWKQWIKFNLSCSMRWKVLFSVAIFHIWTSRNNAVFSFKMKHCFSLYNSFFVDWKSTNFILQGKDVKQNQIAGNFTFKWLPPKPDFLKLNVDGAWKSVTEAGGGGVFRRPNGSWFVGFSCKFNVSSPLAAELYALREGLIIARDLSMDKLEVETDVVQLKLMLEKMDENNFHELSPVLKEVANLLRQNWIITFNHIPRFCNKVAHDLAAHSLVMAVGHKLHYIIPACAKEHYIKEFELTNLEYAEFVRREAAMGIISAPQANPAVPVTSSAAQIVFGSIVSDIKQAADIASGKQNLKQDKGKGKMFEPFVVGGSTVSNPIEIVELEDGEVSNN